In Nitrospirota bacterium, a single genomic region encodes these proteins:
- a CDS encoding SOS response-associated peptidase yields MCGRFVIFSSIRKIALEFSVDPGDMAFSPAYNIAPSQEILIVLFEGDRKLIKCRWGFIPPWAKDMHIGYKMINARAETLSEKPIFKSAIRRHRCLVVADGFYEWEKVGKEKKPYYIHLKSGRPFGFAGLYSYWQTPDDSLICTGTIITTNANSLLEPIHNRMPVIIPEDSRSEWLNPDIQDERRILPLLTPYDSENMEAYRVSTVVNSPGNDSPDNIKSYQELEAG; encoded by the coding sequence ATGTGCGGACGTTTCGTTATATTCAGTTCAATACGTAAAATAGCCCTGGAATTTTCCGTTGATCCGGGGGATATGGCATTTAGCCCGGCCTATAATATTGCCCCATCGCAGGAAATCCTCATAGTCCTTTTTGAGGGAGACCGTAAACTTATCAAGTGCAGGTGGGGTTTTATCCCACCATGGGCAAAAGACATGCATATAGGTTACAAGATGATAAATGCACGGGCTGAGACACTATCAGAAAAACCGATCTTTAAATCCGCCATCCGGAGGCACCGCTGCCTTGTTGTTGCAGATGGATTCTATGAGTGGGAAAAGGTTGGCAAAGAAAAGAAACCATATTATATACATCTTAAGTCCGGCAGGCCCTTTGGCTTTGCAGGGCTATATAGTTACTGGCAGACTCCTGATGATAGCCTTATATGTACCGGCACTATCATCACGACCAACGCTAATTCTTTACTGGAACCAATTCACAACAGAATGCCGGTTATCATTCCCGAAGACAGCCGTTCAGAATGGCTTAACCCGGACATTCAGGATGAAAGAAGGATACTGCCTTTACTTACTCCTTATGATTCAGAAAACATGGAAGCATATCGTGTGTCAACGGTAGTAAATTCTCCAGGGAATGATTCGCCTGATAATATTAAGAGCTATCAGGAATTAGAAGCTGGGTGA
- a CDS encoding BrnT family toxin: MIDLQKIEGFDWDAGNARKSEKHGVTQTEAEQIFFNEPLLMLHDEKHSHSESRFHALGKISDGRLLHITFTLRSEGTKIRVISARDMHYREKIL, translated from the coding sequence ATGATTGACCTTCAGAAAATAGAAGGCTTCGACTGGGACGCAGGAAATGCCAGGAAAAGTGAAAAACACGGGGTCACTCAGACAGAGGCTGAACAGATCTTCTTCAATGAACCATTGTTAATGCTTCATGACGAAAAACACAGCCACTCTGAATCGAGGTTTCACGCCCTCGGTAAAATCAGTGATGGAAGACTTCTGCACATAACGTTCACTCTGAGATCTGAAGGCACTAAAATCCGGGTGATATCCGCCCGGGATATGCATTACAGGGAGAAAATCCTATGA
- a CDS encoding BrnA antitoxin family protein: protein MKPKLKPIPKFKSEKAERKFWETHDSAEYLDWSKAVEARLPNLKSSTQAISIRLPASLLERIKIEANKRDVPYQSLIKIWLAERVG, encoded by the coding sequence ATGAAACCAAAACTGAAACCAATCCCTAAATTTAAATCTGAGAAAGCAGAACGGAAATTCTGGGAGACCCATGACTCGGCAGAATATCTGGACTGGTCGAAGGCTGTAGAGGCCCGCTTACCCAATCTGAAGTCTTCCACACAGGCTATTTCCATCAGGCTGCCGGCCTCACTTCTTGAGCGGATCAAGATAGAAGCCAATAAGAGGGATGTACCTTACCAATCGCTGATTAAAATTTGGCTCGCGGAGAGGGTGGGATAA
- a CDS encoding BrnA antitoxin family protein — translation MKPKLKPIPKFKSEKAERKFWETHDSTEYLDWSKAVEARLPNLKSSTQPISIRLPASLLERIKIEANKRDVPYQSLIIIWLAEKVG, via the coding sequence ATGAAACCAAAACTGAAACCCATCCCTAAATTTAAATCTGAGAAGGCAGAACGGAAATTCTGGGAGACCCATGACTCGACCGAATATCTGGACTGGTCAAAGGCTGTAGAAGCCCGCTTACCCAATCTGAAGTCTTCCACACAGCCTATTTCCATCAGGCTGCCGGCCTCACTTCTTGAGCGGATCAAGATAGAAGCCAATAAGAGGGATGTACCTTACCAATCGCTGATCATAATTTGGCTAGCGGAGAAGGTGGGATAA
- a CDS encoding DUF433 domain-containing protein, translated as MSKNNSNSQYKHEPRELPSYSLTEAAHYLCMPVSTLRSWVVGRHYLERKKKKFFKPIIYPAQISPYLLLSFNNLVEAHILNAIRRKHNISLNKVRKALAYLGRHFPSKHPLTDNTFVTDGLDLFIEKYGQLVSISREGQLAIMDLLRAHLSRIERGPDGLPVRLYLFTRRQDYEEPKTVVIDPKTSFGRPVLAGTGIPTLIIAERYKAGESINELAKDYGIQKVQIEEAIRCELYPQAA; from the coding sequence ATGTCCAAAAATAATTCGAATAGCCAGTATAAACATGAACCCCGTGAGCTGCCTTCGTATAGCCTTACAGAGGCTGCCCATTATCTTTGCATGCCTGTTTCAACTCTCCGGTCCTGGGTGGTGGGGCGTCATTATTTAGAAAGAAAGAAAAAGAAGTTTTTTAAACCCATTATTTATCCTGCACAGATTTCACCTTATCTGCTTCTATCATTTAATAATTTAGTGGAGGCTCATATTCTTAATGCTATACGAAGGAAACATAATATTTCTTTAAATAAGGTCAGAAAGGCGCTGGCTTATTTAGGAAGACATTTTCCTTCGAAACATCCCCTGACTGATAATACGTTTGTAACTGACGGATTAGATCTTTTTATAGAAAAATATGGTCAATTGGTAAGTATTTCAAGAGAGGGTCAACTTGCAATTATGGATCTGCTAAGGGCTCATCTTAGCCGCATTGAAAGGGGGCCGGACGGTTTGCCGGTACGACTATATCTGTTTACACGAAGACAAGATTATGAAGAACCAAAAACGGTTGTCATTGACCCCAAAACTTCCTTTGGCAGACCTGTCTTGGCAGGAACGGGTATTCCAACGTTAATTATAGCAGAACGGTATAAGGCAGGAGAATCAATTAACGAATTAGCAAAAGATTATGGTATCCAGAAAGTCCAGATCGAAGAAGCAATACGATGCGAACTCTACCCTCAGGCAGCCTGA
- a CDS encoding DUF1788 domain-containing protein, with the protein MGKIEELAEKYSRHISLPWQQTISGAQRIIIIVYDKELERTLRSRKSAFENATKETGHKWFEVDITRAFALWMFGDEYREAYFEAPEDLELKLEAEFAQYVADQIIACLDMPDADTTSVVAVYGAGSLFGLARVSEVLKLIEHRIKGRLVVFFPGHFEDNNYRLLDARDGWNYMAIPISLHGGGA; encoded by the coding sequence ATGGGGAAAATTGAAGAGCTAGCTGAAAAATACAGCAGGCATATATCACTTCCGTGGCAGCAGACAATATCCGGGGCACAGCGTATCATCATTATTGTCTATGACAAAGAGCTTGAACGCACGCTTCGCTCCCGGAAGAGTGCATTCGAAAATGCGACCAAAGAGACAGGCCATAAGTGGTTTGAGGTAGACATTACTAGGGCATTTGCGCTATGGATGTTTGGTGACGAATATCGGGAGGCCTATTTTGAAGCTCCGGAAGATTTGGAGCTCAAGCTGGAGGCGGAGTTTGCTCAATATGTCGCAGATCAGATCATTGCCTGCCTTGACATGCCTGATGCAGACACTACTTCTGTAGTGGCTGTTTACGGTGCAGGCTCGTTGTTCGGCCTCGCACGTGTTTCGGAGGTACTTAAGTTGATCGAGCATAGAATAAAAGGAAGGCTCGTCGTCTTTTTCCCCGGTCATTTTGAGGACAATAACTACCGTTTGCTCGATGCCCGTGACGGATGGAATTATATGGCAATACCAATATCTTTGCATGGAGGAGGTGCTTAA
- the brxC gene encoding BREX system P-loop protein BrxC translates to MQIKDVLERDPSTQPLVNQGQSRIDATEELKGELQTFVCEGQYAKGIQLIVNAYLYNTEKPSQQAAWVSGFFGSGKSHLLKMLTHLWQDTPFPDGSTARSLVPFLPSDLQDLFRELDTAGKRTGGIIAAAGSLPSGIADQVRLTVLGVLLAATGLPKSYPQARFCLWLYANGHYEDVRRAVEGAGKDFDRELNNLYVSPVLSLAITNLIPGFANSEAEAKQLIKANFQPQTTDITTEQFLAVAKEALLRVGKNGKMPCTILVLDEVQQYIGQSTDRSVLITEVAEAVSKQMDSHVMIVAAGQSALTDIPLLQKLMDRFTIRIPLSDAEVETVTRKVLLLKKANTASSVKKILEDHAGEVSRQLQGTGVGEVSEDRRYIVDDYPLLPVRRRFWEHCFRQIDAAGTHSQLRSQLRIVHDAVARIASKDLGTVVTGDELFSALAPEMVNTGVLLREINERIIQVGRDYGPLAQRICGLIFLIWQVKRDGMADIGVRAAKDHIADLLVDDLCADNGKLRNDVEGILLQLSDKGLLMKIGDEYRLQTREGSEWDAEFRSRQAKLTNDDAAIQFQRDQLLYAEADKIIRGITLIHGAAKEARQMIISRDQTPPPADGTTVPVWIRDGWSSSDKDMRTAAQGAGTDSPLIFVFIQRQSADDLRRLIVEAEAAQLTLHARGNPSSDEGIEARRSMESRRLKAAADRDALVREIVSVAKVYQGGGSELLQISLDSRIKAAAEASLIRLFPRFKEADSPAWESVIKRARGGADQPFQPAGHTDATEKHPVCQQVLATIGAGKTGSEIRKALSSAPFGWSKDAIDAALISLHRSEHLEAMLNGAKVAPGQLDQNKIPKTEFRLQQIIISVQERLILRGIFTELGIQCKSGEESAKAPDFLAAVIALARTAGGDTPLPLPPSVTEIEDIHRLVGNEQLQGIINKADDFKKLIKEWRALAELNKQRMPSWILVERLEKHSRDFSGVKEHSEKIAAIREQRLLLQHTDPVSPVRATLAGLLREEFTKLYSAYEEAYQKAFAELSLNDLWNRLNQSDQEAIIEDVGLLSPVRPDVSKDDSLVIQLDTKPLSGVRTEIAVLPALVAQAIEQAAKMLEPKVRTIAIEKTTLLSEDDVNAWVERQRAALIEAVKKGPVLIK, encoded by the coding sequence TTGCAGATAAAAGATGTCCTCGAGAGAGATCCTTCAACCCAGCCCCTTGTCAACCAGGGGCAATCACGCATTGATGCTACAGAAGAACTCAAAGGCGAACTCCAGACATTTGTCTGCGAAGGACAATATGCAAAAGGCATTCAGCTCATCGTCAACGCATATCTCTATAACACTGAAAAGCCGAGCCAGCAGGCCGCATGGGTCAGCGGTTTCTTTGGGAGCGGAAAGTCGCACCTTCTAAAAATGCTTACCCACCTGTGGCAGGACACCCCATTTCCAGATGGGTCTACTGCACGGTCTCTTGTGCCGTTCCTCCCCTCTGATTTACAGGACCTTTTTCGCGAGCTTGATACTGCCGGCAAAAGAACGGGCGGGATTATCGCAGCAGCAGGATCTTTGCCCAGTGGTATCGCTGATCAGGTCAGGCTCACAGTCCTTGGTGTTCTCCTTGCTGCAACAGGATTACCAAAGTCATATCCGCAAGCGAGATTCTGTCTGTGGCTTTATGCCAACGGACATTATGAAGATGTAAGAAGGGCGGTTGAAGGGGCTGGAAAGGATTTTGATCGGGAATTGAACAATCTCTATGTAAGTCCCGTGCTTTCTTTGGCCATAACCAACTTAATTCCAGGATTTGCGAATAGTGAGGCCGAGGCAAAACAACTTATCAAGGCCAATTTCCAACCACAGACTACTGACATTACCACTGAGCAATTTCTCGCTGTCGCCAAAGAGGCTCTGCTACGTGTAGGCAAGAATGGAAAGATGCCATGCACGATCCTTGTGCTTGATGAGGTGCAGCAGTATATCGGTCAATCCACTGATCGCTCGGTACTTATAACCGAAGTTGCCGAAGCGGTGTCAAAGCAGATGGACAGTCATGTCATGATTGTTGCTGCTGGCCAGAGCGCCCTGACCGACATCCCTCTCCTGCAAAAATTAATGGATCGCTTTACCATCAGGATTCCGCTTTCCGATGCGGAGGTTGAGACCGTGACCCGTAAGGTCCTTCTGCTCAAGAAGGCAAATACCGCTTCCAGTGTGAAGAAAATACTGGAAGACCATGCCGGTGAGGTATCCCGCCAGTTGCAGGGCACAGGCGTCGGTGAGGTATCAGAAGACCGCAGATATATTGTGGATGACTATCCCCTGTTGCCTGTACGGAGACGATTCTGGGAACACTGCTTCCGCCAGATAGATGCCGCCGGAACACACAGTCAGCTTCGTTCTCAACTTCGCATAGTTCACGACGCTGTCGCGAGGATTGCATCCAAAGACCTGGGAACAGTTGTCACCGGAGATGAATTATTCAGCGCACTTGCCCCTGAGATGGTTAATACCGGAGTACTCCTCCGCGAGATCAACGAGCGGATTATTCAGGTGGGCAGAGATTACGGTCCTTTGGCGCAGAGGATCTGCGGCCTGATCTTCCTTATCTGGCAGGTAAAACGTGATGGCATGGCTGATATCGGCGTCCGGGCCGCTAAAGACCATATCGCCGATCTTCTCGTAGATGATCTATGTGCTGACAATGGGAAACTCCGCAATGACGTTGAGGGCATACTGCTGCAGCTATCTGATAAAGGGCTTCTCATGAAAATTGGCGATGAATATCGGCTTCAAACCCGCGAGGGAAGCGAATGGGATGCCGAGTTCAGGAGCCGCCAGGCAAAACTGACCAATGACGATGCAGCAATCCAGTTCCAGCGCGATCAACTCCTCTATGCAGAGGCTGATAAGATTATTCGTGGGATCACCCTGATACATGGCGCGGCAAAAGAGGCGCGCCAGATGATAATATCAAGGGACCAGACCCCGCCGCCGGCAGACGGCACGACTGTCCCTGTCTGGATTCGGGACGGCTGGTCATCATCTGATAAAGATATGCGCACAGCAGCCCAGGGTGCAGGCACTGACAGTCCCCTCATCTTTGTATTTATTCAACGCCAATCTGCGGATGACCTTCGCCGTCTTATCGTTGAAGCCGAAGCTGCTCAGTTGACACTCCATGCACGAGGCAACCCTTCAAGTGATGAGGGCATCGAGGCCCGGCGCAGTATGGAGAGCCGCCGCTTAAAAGCTGCGGCAGATAGGGATGCGCTTGTGCGCGAGATAGTTTCAGTGGCAAAAGTATATCAGGGCGGTGGTAGCGAGCTGCTGCAGATCTCTCTCGATTCGCGCATCAAGGCTGCGGCAGAGGCGTCACTCATAAGACTCTTCCCGCGCTTCAAGGAGGCGGATTCCCCAGCATGGGAGAGTGTCATAAAGCGTGCGCGAGGCGGCGCAGATCAGCCTTTTCAACCTGCAGGACATACTGACGCGACAGAGAAGCACCCCGTCTGCCAGCAGGTACTTGCCACAATCGGGGCAGGTAAGACCGGGAGTGAGATCAGAAAAGCCCTCTCTTCAGCGCCCTTCGGATGGTCAAAGGACGCAATTGATGCCGCCCTTATATCGCTTCACCGCTCCGAGCATTTGGAAGCAATGTTGAACGGAGCTAAAGTTGCACCGGGTCAGCTTGATCAAAACAAGATCCCCAAGACAGAGTTTCGACTTCAGCAGATAATTATATCTGTGCAGGAACGTCTGATTTTAAGGGGAATATTTACAGAGCTTGGCATACAGTGCAAAAGCGGTGAGGAATCCGCGAAGGCCCCGGATTTTCTTGCTGCCGTTATTGCACTCGCCCGCACGGCCGGAGGAGACACCCCACTGCCTCTGCCGCCTTCAGTTACGGAGATTGAAGACATTCATCGCCTTGTTGGCAACGAGCAACTGCAGGGCATCATAAATAAGGCTGACGACTTCAAGAAATTAATCAAAGAGTGGCGAGCGCTTGCTGAGCTTAATAAGCAGCGAATGCCGTCATGGATCCTCGTTGAGCGCCTTGAGAAACATTCACGAGACTTCTCCGGAGTTAAGGAGCATTCTGAAAAAATAGCAGCTATCCGTGAGCAGAGATTACTGCTCCAGCATACTGATCCGGTTTCTCCTGTTCGTGCAACGCTTGCCGGCTTACTCCGGGAAGAGTTCACAAAACTCTATTCAGCTTATGAAGAGGCATATCAAAAGGCCTTTGCAGAACTCTCGTTAAATG